A single genomic interval of Piliocolobus tephrosceles isolate RC106 chromosome 7, ASM277652v3, whole genome shotgun sequence harbors:
- the NEFL gene encoding neurofilament light polypeptide, which yields MSSFSYEPYYSTSYKRRYVETPRVHISSVRSGYSTARSAYSSYSAPVSSSLSVRRSYSSSSGSLMPSLENLDLSQVAAISNDLKSIRTQEKAQLQDLNDRFASFIERVHELEQQNKVLEAELLVLRQKHSEPSRFRALYEQEIRDLRLAAEDATNEKQALQGEREGLEETLRNLQARYEEEVLSREDAEGRLMEARKGADEAALARAELEKRIDSLMDEIAFLKKVHEEEIAELQAQIQYAQISVEMDVSKPDLSAALKDIRAQYEKLAAKNMQNAEEWFKSRFTVLTESAAKNTDAVRAAKDEVSESRRLLKAKTLEIEACRGMNEALEKQLQELEDKQNADISAMQDTINKLENELRTTKSEMARYLKEYQDLLNVKMALDIEIAAYRKLLEGEETRLSFTSVGSITSGYSQSSQVFGRSAYGGLQTSSYLMSTRSFPSYYTSHVQEEQIEVEETIEAAKAEEAKDEPPSEGEAEEEEKDKEEAEEEEAAEEEEAAKEESEEAKEEEEGGEGEEGEETKEAEEEEKKVEGAGEEQAAKKKD from the exons ATGAGTTCCTTCAGCTACGAGCCGTACTACTCGACCTCCTACAAGCGGCGCTACGTGGAGACGCCCCGGGTGCACATCTCCAGCGTGCGCAGCGGCTACAGCACCGCACGCTCCGCTTACTCCAGCTACTCGGCGCCGGTGTCTTCCTCGCTGTCCGTGCGCCGCAGCTACTCGTCCAGCTCCGGATCGTTGATGCCCAGCCTGGAGAACCTCGACCTGAGCCAGGTAGCCGCCATCAGCAACGACCTCAAGTCGATCCGCACGCAGGAGAAGGCGCAGCTCCAGGACCTCAATGACCGCTTCGCCAGCTTCATCGAGCGCGTACACGAGCTGGAGCAGCAGAACAAGGTCCTGGAAGCCGAGCTGCTGGTGCTGCGCCAGAAGCACTCCGAGCCATCCCGCTTCCGGGCGCTGTACGAGCAGGAGATCCGCGACCTGCGCCTGGCGGCGGAAGATGCTACCAACGAGAAGCAGGCGCTCCAGGGCGAGCGCGAAGGGCTGGAGGAGACCCTGCGCAACCTGCAGGCACGCTATGAAGAGGAGGTGCTGAGCCGCGAGGACGCCGAGGGCCGGCTGATGGAAGCGCGCAAAGGCGCCGACGAGGCGGCGCTAGCTCGCGCCGAGCTCGAAAAGCGCATCGACAGCTTGATGGACGAAATCGCTTTTCTGAAGAAAGTGCACGAAGAGGAGATCGCCGAGCTGCAGGCGCAGATCCAGTACGCGCAGATCTCCGTGGAGATGGACGTGTCCAAGCCCGACCTCTCCGCTGCGCTCAAGGACATCCGCGCGCAGTACGAGAAGCTGGCCGCCAAGAACATGCAGAATGCTGAGGAGTGGTTCAAGAGCCGCTTCACCGTGCTGACCGAGAGCGCCGCCAAGAACACTGACGCCGTGCGCGCCGCCAAGGACGAGGTGTCCGAGAGCCGTCGTCTGCTCAAGGCCAAGACCCTGGAGATCGAAGCATGCCGGGGCATGAACGAAGCGCTGGAGAAGCAGCTGCAGGAGCTGGAGGACAAGCAGAACGCCGACATCAGCGCTATGCAG GACACgatcaacaaattagaaaatgaattgaGGACCACAAAGAGTGAAATGGCACGATACCTAAAAGAATATCAAGACCTCCTCAATGTGAAGATGGCTTTGGATATTGAGATTGCAGCTTACAG GAAACTCTTGGAAGGTGAGGAGACCCGACTCAGTTTCACCAGCGTGGGAAGCATAACCAGTGGCTACTCCCAGAGCTCCCAGGTCTTTGGCCGATCTGCCTACGGTGGTTTACAGACCAGCTCCTATCTGATGTCCACTCGCTCCTTCCCGTCCTACTACACCAGCCATGTCCAAGAGGAGCAGATTGAAGTGGAGGAAACCATTGAGGCTGCCAAGGCTGAGGAAGCCAAGGATGAGCCCCCTTCTGAAGGAGAAGccgaggaggaggagaaggacaaGGAAGAGGCCGAGGAAGAGGAGGCAGCTGAAGAGGAAGAAG CTGCCAAGGAAGAGTCtgaagaagcaaaagaagaagaagaaggaggtgAAGGTGAAGAAGGAGAGGAAACCAAAGAAgctgaagaggaggagaagaaagttgAAGGTGCTGGGGAGGAACAAGCCGCTAAGAAGAAAGATTGA